The following proteins are encoded in a genomic region of Lachnospiraceae bacterium KM106-2:
- a CDS encoding putative sugar ABC transporter, permease component has protein sequence MKKATKKKIGLVIIGAIIFIIFMFPLYWMLVTALKTQVEIFQIPTPLWPKNLTFDAFAKQLGESSETLRGFKNSAIISIGSMVIATVLAIPASYGLARFRFKGKKIIILLFLITQMLPSTLVLTSLYIMFSKADLLNNYWAPILADATLGIPFSVIILRTYFLSIPKELDEAAKIDGCGHIAAFVKIMLPIAKPGVVVAAVFSFVYAWGDLIYGLTFMTDPTMRPITSSIYNYVQQYQTLWNSTMAFGIIAITPVIIIFIFMQKYIVSGLTNGAVKA, from the coding sequence ATGAAGAAGGCGACAAAGAAAAAGATAGGACTTGTAATTATTGGGGCAATTATATTTATCATATTCATGTTTCCATTGTACTGGATGTTAGTGACCGCGTTAAAGACTCAGGTAGAGATCTTCCAGATTCCGACACCACTTTGGCCTAAGAATCTGACATTCGATGCCTTTGCAAAGCAATTAGGAGAATCAAGCGAGACCTTAAGAGGATTTAAGAACAGTGCGATCATTTCGATTGGCTCTATGGTGATCGCAACCGTATTAGCAATCCCAGCATCTTATGGATTGGCAAGATTTCGTTTCAAAGGCAAGAAGATCATTATTTTATTATTCTTAATTACACAGATGTTACCATCTACTTTGGTACTGACATCTTTGTATATTATGTTTTCAAAAGCTGACTTACTGAATAATTACTGGGCACCAATTTTAGCGGATGCCACATTGGGAATTCCGTTCTCTGTCATTATCTTACGAACCTATTTCTTATCCATTCCGAAAGAATTGGATGAGGCGGCGAAGATTGATGGATGTGGACATATCGCAGCATTTGTGAAGATCATGCTTCCAATCGCAAAGCCAGGTGTGGTCGTAGCAGCCGTGTTCTCTTTTGTATATGCTTGGGGCGATTTAATCTATGGACTTACTTTTATGACAGATCCAACCATGCGGCCAATCACATCTAGTATTTATAATTACGTACAGCAGTATCAGACATTATGGAACTCAACCATGGCGTTTGGTATTATCGCAATCACTCCAGTAATTATCATCTTCATCTTCATGCAGAAGTATATCGTAAGCGGCTTAACAAATGGGGCTGTTAAAGCATAA
- a CDS encoding sugar ABC transporter, periplasmic sugar-binding protein, producing the protein MKKKLCFLILSFLVLGTACGNQSTKKEIHTPTARKPILIWSYYETPEQQQSLNRLITDFNMAQTQYHASWEYVPMTEFTKRLSIGVTEDALPDVVIIDNPDTMEYVKLGLFKDITDYVEKLNRGNEYYEEVLKSVRVKQRYYGVPFCTNNLALIYNKDMFQKAGLAVPKTWDDFLIACRKLTKGKCQGFAMSAISGEQGAFQTLPWVLSNDKGAITKESLTTGYERMEELVSKGYMSEDCINWSQNDVARKFISQEAAMMENGSWVLPMVKNSGIHYGIATLPLGEKKLSIVGGENLCIIKKKRDSGAIRLLEYYNQNEVMDQICEDSYVLPPKKDQASVCAKKMADYEVFVRQMDHAVSRVSITNWSDLSELLSDETYRILTGKGHGKEVGNTIMNRWK; encoded by the coding sequence ATGAAGAAAAAGTTATGTTTTCTCATACTTAGTTTCTTAGTTCTTGGTACAGCTTGTGGGAATCAGAGTACAAAAAAAGAGATCCATACACCAACCGCAAGAAAACCAATTTTAATTTGGTCCTATTATGAGACACCAGAACAACAGCAAAGTCTAAATCGCCTGATCACCGATTTTAATATGGCACAGACTCAGTATCATGCGAGCTGGGAGTATGTACCGATGACAGAGTTTACGAAGCGATTATCAATTGGAGTAACCGAGGATGCACTTCCAGATGTGGTCATTATTGATAATCCGGATACTATGGAATATGTTAAGCTGGGATTATTTAAGGATATTACAGATTATGTGGAGAAGCTGAATAGAGGAAATGAATATTATGAGGAAGTCCTAAAATCAGTAAGGGTAAAGCAAAGATATTATGGAGTTCCATTTTGTACGAATAATCTGGCGCTGATCTACAATAAAGATATGTTTCAAAAAGCTGGGTTAGCAGTTCCAAAGACTTGGGATGACTTTTTAATAGCTTGTCGTAAACTGACTAAGGGAAAGTGCCAAGGCTTTGCCATGTCTGCAATCTCAGGGGAACAGGGAGCATTTCAGACCTTGCCATGGGTTCTGTCCAATGATAAAGGAGCGATTACGAAAGAGAGTCTGACAACCGGATACGAAAGGATGGAGGAACTAGTAAGCAAAGGATATATGAGCGAGGACTGCATCAATTGGTCTCAGAATGATGTTGCACGGAAGTTTATCTCACAAGAGGCTGCCATGATGGAGAATGGATCTTGGGTACTTCCTATGGTAAAGAATTCAGGCATTCATTATGGAATTGCCACACTTCCCTTGGGAGAGAAAAAGTTATCGATCGTTGGAGGCGAAAATCTCTGTATCATAAAAAAGAAGAGAGACTCCGGCGCAATTCGATTATTAGAATATTATAATCAAAATGAAGTAATGGATCAGATTTGTGAAGATTCTTATGTATTGCCTCCGAAAAAAGACCAGGCTTCTGTTTGTGCTAAGAAGATGGCCGATTATGAAGTATTTGTAAGACAGATGGATCATGCGGTATCAAGAGTATCAATCACTAACTGGAGTGACTTATCAGAACTATTATCCGATGAGACCTATCGAATCTTGACGGGAAAGGGACATGGAAAAGAGGTTGGAAATACGATCATGAACAGATGGAAGTAA
- a CDS encoding multidomain protein with s-layer homology region, glug motif, ig motif, i-set domain — protein MLLCGRVSTAANYAGSGTAQDPYRIQTVQDLLDIKEAPAAHYILVNSIDLQNIQLSDFFANEFSGVFNGNGHTISNYNGQGLFDINKGVIKNIKIQNAVVNRNSMEGTGLIAGTNRYNGIIQGCDVSNVSINRASGSGNIGGIVGNNFGLVENCNISGKISGGGTRGGIAGYVSNDYTLIGTGSMELSDSRTIRNCTSNMELDGLGATGGIVGFSTGYVNIVSCKVDGTIKIKGAIVGGIIGTATIVNVKDCNINATFTGTSETTVGGVIGRLETSGGASVESMVSNCKVESNMTLKSLNAKTVALGGIIGQFNGFGNNKITIDQCSYNGKMSILVLNNAFVGGIIGRTNNEMCKRLTIANCTTKGSIVPNTDVNHSYTVIGGGIIGYAQNLKVTQCISTMNVTGNYAGGIMGQAEDNVSIDISSASGAVVIPTKSSAKARVASRAGGGYAGGIVGSFSGAKIQRSYFDVVKTKQTKATGITLNGKVQAVGYKSASFDQKTYEIGANKKVTLGKKLDPTSLSKKPIKYTSANTLIATVTAKGVVTGKKAGTTTITATVDNLITFSCKVVIQDNIKARTPSLSVKKKGKDRFVLTWKRVNEADQYVIEKYDAKTKKYKVIKKVSASTLTYTDKKMKKDTVYQYRIRATKKVAGKVVNSKTSTVKKKFV, from the coding sequence ATGTTACTCTGTGGAAGAGTCAGCACAGCAGCTAATTATGCGGGAAGTGGAACGGCACAGGACCCTTATCGTATTCAAACGGTTCAGGATTTATTAGATATAAAGGAAGCGCCAGCGGCTCACTATATTTTAGTGAATTCTATTGATCTACAGAATATTCAACTGAGTGATTTCTTTGCAAATGAATTTTCTGGTGTGTTTAATGGAAATGGACACACAATCAGTAATTATAACGGACAAGGATTATTCGATATTAACAAAGGAGTTATTAAAAACATTAAGATTCAGAATGCAGTTGTTAATAGAAATTCCATGGAAGGAACCGGATTGATCGCAGGAACGAATCGATATAATGGTATCATTCAAGGATGCGATGTATCAAATGTTAGCATAAATCGTGCATCAGGATCAGGTAATATAGGTGGAATTGTTGGTAACAATTTTGGATTGGTGGAAAATTGCAATATATCAGGTAAGATAAGTGGCGGAGGAACGCGTGGTGGAATTGCTGGATATGTTAGTAATGATTATACACTAATAGGCACAGGTTCCATGGAACTTTCGGATTCCAGAACTATTAGAAATTGTACTTCCAATATGGAGTTAGATGGATTGGGAGCGACCGGTGGAATTGTAGGTTTTTCCACTGGTTATGTGAATATCGTTTCCTGTAAAGTAGATGGAACGATTAAGATCAAAGGTGCTATAGTCGGTGGAATTATAGGAACTGCAACAATAGTCAATGTAAAAGATTGCAATATAAACGCGACATTTACAGGAACTTCGGAAACAACAGTTGGCGGTGTGATCGGAAGATTGGAGACATCTGGAGGAGCTTCTGTAGAAAGTATGGTATCCAATTGTAAAGTGGAATCCAATATGACCTTAAAGTCACTTAATGCAAAAACCGTTGCATTGGGTGGAATTATTGGCCAGTTTAATGGATTTGGTAATAATAAGATTACGATCGATCAATGCAGTTATAATGGCAAAATGTCAATCCTGGTTTTAAATAATGCGTTTGTCGGTGGAATCATCGGAAGAACGAATAATGAAATGTGTAAACGATTAACGATCGCAAATTGTACTACCAAAGGAAGTATCGTTCCGAATACTGATGTGAACCATTCTTATACCGTAATTGGTGGAGGTATCATTGGTTATGCACAGAACCTTAAAGTAACTCAATGTATCTCAACTATGAACGTTACTGGAAATTATGCCGGTGGAATCATGGGTCAGGCAGAAGATAATGTATCCATCGATATAAGTAGTGCATCCGGTGCGGTTGTAATTCCTACAAAATCATCTGCAAAAGCAAGAGTTGCATCCAGAGCGGGAGGCGGCTACGCAGGTGGAATCGTAGGTAGTTTCTCGGGAGCAAAGATTCAACGAAGTTATTTTGATGTGGTAAAGACAAAACAAACAAAAGCAACAGGAATTACTTTAAATGGTAAAGTACAGGCAGTTGGTTATAAATCAGCTTCCTTTGATCAAAAGACTTATGAGATCGGTGCTAACAAAAAAGTTACGTTAGGTAAGAAATTAGATCCGACATCCCTTTCTAAGAAACCGATTAAATATACAAGTGCAAATACATTGATTGCTACGGTAACTGCGAAAGGTGTAGTAACAGGTAAGAAAGCAGGAACTACAACGATTACAGCAACAGTAGATAATCTAATTACATTTTCTTGTAAAGTTGTGATTCAGGATAATATTAAAGCAAGAACGCCATCATTATCTGTAAAGAAAAAAGGAAAAGATCGATTCGTATTAACATGGAAACGAGTGAATGAAGCAGATCAATATGTGATCGAAAAATATGATGCAAAAACAAAAAAATATAAAGTTATTAAGAAAGTATCTGCATCTACGTTAACGTATACAGATAAAAAGATGAAAAAGGATACAGTGTATCAGTATCGCATTCGCGCAACGAAAAAGGTTGCTGGCAAGGTAGTTAATAGTAAAACTAGTACTGTAAAGAAGAAATTCGTTTAG
- a CDS encoding possible alpha-xyloside ABC transporter, substrate-binding component, translating into MKKKLIALLLTLCMVCAMLAGCGGSGSKNTAAGGTKTDTGTKKDSSGKKEVVIWDYFETDAQKEMMQKLIDGFNKSQSEYTASHVYVPFSDYEKQLTLGIASGKLPDLVIMDGCSMASFIQLGLLADVSSADIKWDDYMKGPMESTMLNGKHYGIPFATNCTALFYNKDLFDKAGVKYPDENTTWDEFKQMAKKLTKNGVYGFGNAGVNTDEGTFQCLQWLYTAGGSYKDIKKGKAAYQLMQDMIKDGSWAKDCVNWTQSDVNNNFMSGNLAMQQNGPWQIPGIEKNAPDLKYGVTTLPKYDKNSKQATSILGGENIGVVKKDSTDGAIAFMKYYDKTEVMVDAMKQYGSFPPKTEAAKDSYWTGDKIQASFITQLDTSIPRGPSPSWPSYSTAIQTGFQQVMTLSKTPDQAANDSQAAVDAVK; encoded by the coding sequence ATGAAGAAAAAGTTGATAGCATTACTGTTAACATTATGTATGGTATGTGCAATGCTGGCAGGCTGCGGTGGCAGTGGTAGCAAGAACACGGCAGCAGGTGGGACGAAGACAGACACAGGAACGAAGAAGGACAGCAGTGGCAAGAAGGAAGTTGTCATTTGGGATTACTTCGAGACAGATGCTCAAAAAGAAATGATGCAGAAACTGATCGATGGTTTCAATAAATCACAAAGTGAATATACCGCATCTCATGTGTATGTTCCATTTTCAGATTATGAGAAACAGTTGACACTTGGTATCGCATCAGGAAAACTTCCAGATCTAGTTATCATGGATGGTTGTAGTATGGCATCCTTCATCCAATTAGGTTTATTAGCAGATGTATCTAGTGCAGATATTAAATGGGACGATTACATGAAAGGACCTATGGAATCTACCATGTTAAATGGAAAACATTATGGTATTCCATTTGCAACAAACTGCACAGCTTTATTCTATAACAAAGACTTATTCGATAAAGCAGGTGTGAAATATCCAGATGAGAATACGACTTGGGATGAATTCAAACAAATGGCTAAGAAGCTTACTAAGAATGGTGTGTATGGATTTGGTAATGCAGGTGTCAATACCGATGAAGGTACTTTCCAGTGCTTACAATGGCTCTATACCGCAGGTGGTTCTTACAAGGATATCAAAAAAGGAAAAGCAGCTTATCAGTTAATGCAAGACATGATCAAAGATGGTTCATGGGCAAAAGATTGTGTAAACTGGACACAGTCAGATGTTAATAACAACTTTATGTCAGGTAACCTTGCTATGCAGCAGAATGGTCCATGGCAAATCCCTGGAATTGAAAAGAACGCTCCAGATTTAAAATATGGTGTAACAACATTACCAAAATATGATAAGAATTCTAAACAAGCAACATCTATTCTTGGTGGTGAGAATATTGGTGTAGTTAAGAAAGATAGCACAGACGGTGCTATTGCATTTATGAAATATTATGATAAGACAGAAGTTATGGTAGATGCAATGAAACAATATGGTTCATTCCCTCCAAAAACAGAAGCAGCAAAGGATTCTTACTGGACAGGAGACAAGATTCAAGCATCCTTTATAACACAGCTTGATACTTCTATCCCAAGAGGTCCATCTCCATCTTGGCCTTCTTATTCCACAGCAATCCAGACTGGTTTCCAACAGGTAATGACATTATCTAAGACTCCGGATCAGGCAGCAAATGATTCTCAGGCAGCAGTTGATGCTGTAAAATAA
- a CDS encoding acetyltransferase, GNAT family translates to MNHLGTNLIRTKRLLLRPFTMEDVPYVYLNWASDTRVTRFLSWNAHQNITTTREVVKQWMRNYENPAFYHWAITFLDFPKEPVGNIAVVYQNEQTNMLHIGCCIGSNWWHDGIAAEAFLGIIPYLIEEVGCNRIEARHDPRNVNSGKVLRKCGLTYEGTLRESDYNNQGICDACIYALLAKDYESSRLM, encoded by the coding sequence ATGAATCATCTAGGAACCAATCTTATACGAACGAAACGATTATTACTTCGTCCTTTTACCATGGAGGATGTACCCTATGTCTATCTAAACTGGGCAAGCGATACCAGGGTTACCCGCTTTCTAAGCTGGAATGCCCACCAAAACATAACAACTACCAGAGAAGTCGTCAAACAATGGATGCGAAACTACGAAAATCCTGCTTTCTACCATTGGGCCATTACCTTTCTTGACTTTCCGAAAGAGCCTGTTGGCAACATCGCTGTCGTCTATCAGAATGAACAGACCAATATGCTGCATATCGGATGCTGTATCGGCTCAAACTGGTGGCACGATGGGATTGCAGCCGAGGCTTTTCTTGGGATCATTCCTTATCTGATCGAAGAGGTAGGATGCAATCGTATCGAAGCAAGGCATGATCCAAGAAATGTTAACTCTGGTAAGGTACTTCGTAAATGCGGGTTAACCTATGAAGGTACCTTAAGAGAATCTGATTATAATAATCAAGGTATCTGTGATGCCTGTATCTATGCACTTCTTGCAAAAGATTATGAATCATCCCGCTTAATGTAA
- a CDS encoding possible alpha-xyloside ABC transporter, permease component → MKQGMKRKSAAYLGIAFSLPALIYMMIFIGYPIIQNLILSFKNVDVYTYANTSQQKMIGLQNYIDLFQGENSILVKSIGNTLLFTVVSIFFQFIIGFGLALLFNKKFPGCSFFRGVTMISWLLPVTVAGLLFKFMFQTSGGIVNQFLMSLHIIRQPVEWLLHGNTAMSAIIIANIWIGIPFNMMLILTGLTTIPDEIYESASLDGANKRQTLFQITIPMIKPAIMSVLTLGFVYTFKVFDLVWVMTKGGPVNSTELVSTYAYRLSFEEFQFSKGAAASNILFLILLVVGVFYIKTINDDEVM, encoded by the coding sequence ATGAAGCAAGGAATGAAACGAAAATCAGCTGCGTATCTTGGAATTGCATTTTCATTACCGGCACTGATTTACATGATGATCTTTATTGGTTACCCAATTATTCAGAACTTAATTTTAAGTTTTAAAAATGTAGATGTTTATACTTATGCGAATACTTCACAGCAAAAGATGATCGGTTTACAAAACTATATCGATCTATTTCAAGGAGAAAATTCAATCTTAGTAAAATCAATAGGAAACACATTATTATTTACAGTAGTGTCGATCTTTTTTCAATTTATTATTGGTTTCGGGCTTGCACTATTATTTAACAAAAAATTTCCAGGATGCTCTTTTTTCCGTGGCGTAACCATGATATCATGGTTATTACCAGTAACCGTTGCAGGATTATTATTTAAATTCATGTTTCAGACAAGCGGCGGTATCGTTAACCAGTTTTTAATGTCATTACATATCATCAGACAGCCCGTAGAGTGGCTGTTGCATGGTAACACCGCCATGAGTGCGATTATCATAGCAAATATATGGATTGGTATTCCGTTTAATATGATGTTGATCTTAACGGGTCTGACGACCATTCCGGATGAAATATATGAAAGTGCATCATTAGATGGTGCAAACAAACGTCAGACATTATTTCAGATTACAATTCCAATGATCAAACCGGCTATCATGTCCGTATTAACATTGGGTTTTGTATATACATTTAAAGTATTTGATCTTGTCTGGGTTATGACAAAAGGTGGTCCGGTCAATTCTACAGAGCTTGTATCGACCTACGCATATCGATTATCATTTGAAGAATTTCAATTTAGTAAAGGTGCAGCAGCATCCAATATACTATTTTTAATCTTACTTGTAGTAGGTGTCTTTTATATTAAGACTATAAATGATGATGAGGTGATGTAG
- a CDS encoding two-component response regulator TrxR — MRILVVEDEVNIRLGLSKLITSLTKHQVIGEAKNGITGLEMVGKYQPDLIITDIRMPEMDGLSMLRTLSEKEIPFYAVILSGYAEFDYAKQAIALGVTDYLLKPIGVDDVLSMLEKIDAKITKDKTREKGPEQLIRNLYTGEEQETDLVGQLELYLNTRENPYCNLYLGYVGCVKVEEKMELQKRIHEMTEQIPQISSYLVMVGVTNEIIIVVLSSDQEGQKKFLEQFERKIVKRHFTSDSETVWGLHSSVEIKDLGEVVKDMHEDLSYEMVLPKQTLITKERIKNLKFEKYQYPEEIERKIYHAICDENKDKLKEQIDKFKGYFKEHIIQPKQIRHMYLKMVSSIMNVVQEMDGTAYGKLQELSSFSYISNVRTSHELEQHLDEIAAILQSDEEKKEDIHNYTIKRAINYIREHYQEAITLDALADKLEITPEYLSTLFNREVEINFTTFLKRFRISHAKRLLKTTDLKVYEIAKMVGYADPKYFIRVFKEVQGASPKEFRLKK; from the coding sequence ATGAGAATTTTGGTAGTGGAAGATGAGGTAAATATTCGATTGGGGCTTAGCAAATTAATTACCTCTCTTACCAAACATCAAGTGATCGGAGAAGCAAAGAACGGAATTACAGGACTGGAAATGGTGGGAAAGTATCAGCCAGATCTTATCATTACGGATATTAGAATGCCAGAGATGGATGGACTTAGTATGTTGAGAACCTTGAGTGAAAAGGAAATTCCTTTTTATGCGGTTATTTTAAGCGGATATGCAGAGTTTGATTATGCAAAACAGGCAATCGCATTAGGGGTAACGGATTATCTGTTAAAGCCTATCGGTGTTGATGATGTATTAAGTATGCTAGAGAAAATTGATGCAAAGATAACCAAAGATAAAACAAGAGAGAAGGGGCCAGAACAGCTGATTCGGAACCTTTATACAGGAGAGGAACAGGAGACAGATCTAGTAGGTCAGTTAGAACTGTATTTGAATACAAGAGAGAATCCTTATTGTAATTTGTATCTCGGATATGTGGGATGTGTCAAAGTTGAGGAAAAGATGGAACTTCAGAAACGAATTCATGAGATGACGGAACAAATTCCTCAGATCTCATCCTATTTGGTAATGGTAGGCGTAACGAATGAAATCATTATCGTAGTGCTATCGTCAGATCAGGAAGGGCAGAAGAAATTCTTGGAACAGTTTGAACGGAAAATAGTAAAGAGACATTTTACATCGGATTCAGAAACTGTCTGGGGTTTACATTCTTCAGTTGAGATCAAAGATCTTGGAGAGGTAGTAAAAGATATGCATGAGGACCTTAGTTATGAAATGGTTCTTCCAAAACAAACACTAATTACAAAGGAGAGGATAAAGAATCTTAAGTTTGAAAAATATCAGTATCCAGAAGAGATTGAAAGAAAGATCTATCATGCGATCTGTGATGAAAATAAGGATAAGTTAAAAGAGCAGATAGATAAATTTAAAGGCTATTTTAAAGAACATATAATTCAGCCAAAACAGATCAGGCATATGTATCTTAAAATGGTATCTTCAATCATGAATGTGGTTCAGGAGATGGATGGGACAGCCTATGGGAAGCTACAGGAATTATCCTCATTCAGCTATATTAGCAATGTAAGGACAAGCCATGAATTAGAGCAGCATTTAGATGAGATCGCAGCTATTTTACAAAGTGATGAAGAAAAGAAAGAAGACATTCATAATTACACGATCAAGCGAGCGATCAATTACATAAGAGAGCATTATCAGGAGGCCATTACACTAGATGCACTGGCAGATAAATTAGAGATCACGCCAGAATATCTAAGTACTTTATTTAACCGAGAGGTGGAGATTAATTTTACGACCTTTTTAAAGCGATTTCGTATTAGTCATGCCAAGCGTCTATTAAAGACAACGGATCTAAAAGTATATGAAATTGCGAAGATGGTCGGTTACGCTGATCCCAAGTATTTTATAAGGGTATTTAAGGAAGTTCAAGGAGCATCCCCAAAAGAATTTAGATTAAAAAAGTAA
- a CDS encoding transcription elongation factor GreA: MYDQLTKKDIERMQQEIEHRKLVVRKEAIEAVKEARAQGDLSENFEYYAAKKDKNKNESRIRYLERMIKTAKVISDDSGEDEVGLNNTVDLLIVEDNEIETYKITTTVKEDALHGLISIESPLGKALLGHKIGDQITIKVSDSYSYDVVIKDIKNTVDDGSDRMRSF, encoded by the coding sequence ATGTACGATCAATTAACAAAAAAGGATATCGAACGAATGCAACAAGAGATAGAACATCGTAAGTTAGTCGTTCGAAAAGAAGCAATCGAAGCAGTAAAGGAAGCAAGAGCTCAGGGAGATTTGAGTGAAAACTTTGAATATTATGCTGCTAAGAAAGATAAGAATAAAAATGAAAGCCGAATTCGTTATCTGGAGAGAATGATCAAGACAGCGAAAGTGATTTCCGATGATTCTGGGGAAGATGAAGTTGGACTGAACAACACCGTTGATCTCTTGATTGTAGAAGATAATGAGATCGAGACATATAAAATAACAACTACAGTAAAAGAAGATGCCTTACATGGTCTTATTAGTATTGAGTCACCACTTGGAAAAGCACTCTTAGGTCATAAGATTGGTGATCAGATTACGATCAAGGTATCCGATTCCTATTCTTATGATGTTGTAATTAAGGATATTAAGAATACGGTAGATGATGGAAGTGATAGAATGCGCAGTTTTTAA
- a CDS encoding two-component sensor histidine kinase — MKKMDEMKKRILGNFNNLKLGYKMGICFLVGVMIPILFIQLVSYHLNQNYMSEKINELTVNNLKQVAERTDLTIEIYTNLLYQIYIDDDITTKLNDYMDGNKSEKAGAYNAIHNRLMQYNVAGKGIRCVSIVCSNGDSIICDYETGSALDNLWSNTTDMRKIAPYTNAINETGMVLSPTEEFDENGKNRYIFHVSKRIYDFKKLEKGSRATVIMSIDASVLNKICKTKDSYSYTYIMDQKRRIISFPRDMFLGITVSRKVDEEYLIKISNLLKGNPVVFNTYKDEKTGWVFYSVYDKDYMLREIKQTQFVFLAIGALAILFAVLLILYTVYHISKSVVKVVKGMKQAEEGNLDVIVPVEGKDEIGQIAEAFNKMISKIKELICQVRVATDKQKNAEIKALEAQINPHFLYNTLDSINWMAIEKGEYEISNMLRNLGVILRYSINKSNEMARIDEVADWLDKYISLQQMRFHQAFTYEIHIEEGAKQYRIYKLLLQPFIENSILHGFEGMEEGGQLTVTILLEKEENMICIMLEDNGAGMSEEVLQSVKEFDGEEDNSAHVGLQNTFARLQMYYGEKAKWHIKSMIGMGTIITIKVPIE, encoded by the coding sequence ATGAAAAAGATGGATGAGATGAAAAAAAGAATATTGGGGAATTTTAATAACTTAAAATTAGGGTATAAGATGGGAATCTGCTTTCTAGTGGGAGTTATGATACCAATTTTATTTATTCAGCTTGTTTCTTATCATTTGAATCAGAATTACATGAGTGAGAAGATCAATGAGCTGACGGTGAATAACCTGAAGCAGGTGGCGGAAAGAACCGACCTTACCATCGAGATTTATACCAATTTGCTGTATCAGATCTATATTGATGATGATATTACAACCAAGCTCAATGATTATATGGATGGAAATAAGAGTGAAAAGGCAGGAGCTTACAATGCGATCCATAATCGATTGATGCAATATAACGTTGCAGGAAAAGGAATACGTTGCGTTAGTATCGTTTGTTCTAACGGAGATTCTATTATCTGTGATTATGAGACTGGTTCTGCTTTAGATAATCTTTGGAGTAATACAACAGATATGAGAAAGATAGCACCCTACACCAATGCCATTAATGAGACGGGAATGGTTCTGTCACCGACGGAAGAGTTTGATGAAAATGGAAAGAATCGATATATTTTTCATGTGTCTAAGAGAATCTATGATTTTAAGAAGTTAGAAAAGGGAAGTCGTGCTACGGTTATCATGAGTATCGATGCTTCCGTCTTAAATAAGATCTGTAAGACGAAGGACTCCTATTCCTATACTTATATCATGGATCAAAAACGAAGGATCATTTCTTTCCCTAGAGATATGTTTCTGGGGATCACGGTGAGTAGAAAAGTAGATGAAGAATATTTAATCAAGATCAGCAACTTACTGAAAGGAAATCCGGTTGTATTTAATACATATAAAGACGAAAAGACGGGGTGGGTCTTTTACTCCGTTTATGATAAAGACTATATGTTGCGTGAAATCAAGCAGACACAATTTGTCTTCTTAGCGATAGGAGCACTGGCGATCTTGTTTGCGGTTCTCTTGATCCTATACACCGTATATCATATTTCTAAATCTGTGGTGAAGGTTGTAAAGGGAATGAAGCAGGCAGAGGAAGGCAATCTAGATGTCATTGTTCCGGTAGAGGGAAAAGATGAGATCGGTCAGATTGCGGAAGCATTTAATAAAATGATCAGTAAGATCAAAGAATTAATCTGTCAGGTAAGGGTAGCTACGGATAAGCAGAAGAATGCGGAGATCAAAGCGCTAGAGGCACAGATCAATCCTCATTTTTTATATAATACCTTAGATTCCATCAACTGGATGGCGATAGAAAAAGGGGAATATGAGATTAGTAATATGTTGAGGAATCTTGGGGTGATTCTAAGATATAGTATTAATAAAAGTAATGAAATGGCTCGAATCGATGAGGTTGCGGACTGGCTGGATAAGTACATCAGTTTGCAGCAGATGCGTTTCCATCAAGCATTTACTTATGAGATCCACATCGAAGAAGGGGCAAAGCAATACCGTATCTACAAGTTGTTGTTACAACCCTTTATCGAGAATTCGATCCTGCATGGATTTGAAGGAATGGAAGAAGGAGGACAATTAACGGTAACCATCTTGCTTGAAAAAGAAGAGAACATGATCTGCATTATGTTAGAGGATAATGGAGCAGGAATGTCAGAAGAGGTACTGCAATCGGTAAAAGAATTTGACGGAGAAGAGGATAACAGTGCTCATGTAGGATTACAGAATACATTTGCAAGATTACAAATGTATTATGGAGAGAAGGCAAAATGGCATATTAAGAGTATGATCGGTATGGGGACCATCATTACGATTAAAGTGCCGATAGAGTAG